In one Saccharibacillus brassicae genomic region, the following are encoded:
- the pfkA gene encoding 6-phosphofructokinase has translation MSAVKKIAVLTSGGDSQGMNAALRAVVRSALYHGIEIFGIQRGYQGLLNNDIFSMDLRSVGDIIQRGGTVLQSARSKEFYTEEGQRKGAEILRSYGIDGLVVIGGDGSYHGANKLSKLGINTMGLPGTIDNDISFTDYTIGFDTAVGVVVDAINKLRDTMSSHERASVVEVMGRHCGDIALHAGLASGAETILVPEVPYDLGEVAQRMTHNFAMGKRHSIIVVAEGAGKGDDIAKELSQHSKQIDARVTVLGHIQRGGTPTPFDRNLASRLGDFAVRSLIRGESDKACGIIKGELTLTDIDKVVNTKNDFDHEMYELALRLSQ, from the coding sequence ATGTCAGCAGTAAAAAAGATTGCCGTTTTGACCAGCGGAGGGGACTCCCAGGGGATGAACGCCGCGCTTCGCGCCGTCGTGCGCAGCGCCCTGTACCACGGAATCGAAATTTTCGGCATTCAGCGCGGCTATCAGGGCCTGCTCAATAACGATATTTTCTCGATGGATCTCCGCAGCGTCGGCGATATTATCCAACGCGGCGGCACTGTCCTGCAATCGGCCCGCTCCAAAGAATTCTATACCGAAGAAGGCCAGCGCAAAGGCGCCGAAATTTTGCGCAGCTACGGCATTGACGGCCTGGTCGTCATCGGCGGCGACGGCTCGTACCACGGCGCGAACAAGCTGAGCAAGCTCGGCATCAATACGATGGGCCTGCCGGGCACGATCGACAACGATATTTCCTTCACCGACTACACGATCGGTTTCGATACGGCGGTCGGCGTCGTCGTAGACGCGATCAACAAACTGCGCGACACGATGTCTTCGCACGAACGGGCTTCCGTCGTGGAAGTCATGGGTCGCCACTGCGGCGATATCGCGCTGCACGCGGGTCTCGCGTCGGGCGCGGAGACGATCCTCGTGCCGGAAGTGCCGTACGACCTGGGCGAAGTGGCCCAGCGCATGACACACAACTTCGCCATGGGCAAACGCCACAGTATTATCGTGGTAGCCGAAGGCGCGGGCAAAGGCGACGATATCGCCAAGGAACTGTCGCAGCATTCCAAGCAGATCGACGCGCGCGTGACTGTGCTCGGCCATATCCAGCGCGGGGGCACGCCGACTCCGTTCGACCGCAACCTGGCCAGCCGCCTCGGCGATTTCGCCGTACGCTCGCTGATTCGCGGCGAAAGCGACAAAGCCTGCGGCATTATCAAGGGCGAGCTGACGCTGACCGACATCGACAAGGTCGTCAACACGAAAAACGATTTCGATCACGAAATGTACGAACTGGCGCTGCGTTTGTCGCAGTAA
- a CDS encoding multi antimicrobial extrusion protein MatE, which produces MSEVPLSWKRLLLFFVPLGLSASLVTLSHVIINRTLASSDSPETVIASYALAGSLLAITERPSTLLRQTCSALVRDKVSFKALTFVTYVFLVCVMLIGLVIAYTPVGHGIFGILFGVDRELLPSVLAVYGVLMFVSVFSVIRNIYQGIIITNNRTKWLTIGMIIRLAGMYLMSLYFVHVAGVGSGVVGAVIFLFGMIIEATVSFLEGRNIARRMPVKKEGHPVETRGDVFRFYKPLLYSSFVAMFIGPALNIMLGKTDGVALAISSFAVAGSLMQLMLSFFMYIHQIVLNYYRIDPVMVRKFSLAIGFIPFALVAMIAYTPLGYWVFGHVMNVDGILLEESLRTLRAFILYPLVMPWLDYGNGLILLGGQTKVMLRSQLANAICTIALLLLLVALVPHWNGMIGALAQSLGLLAEAVIVFLVLRRIGREPRLDGPKT; this is translated from the coding sequence ATGTCCGAAGTTCCGCTCTCCTGGAAGCGGCTGCTGCTGTTTTTCGTGCCGCTGGGCCTATCGGCTTCGCTCGTTACGCTGTCGCACGTCATCATCAACCGCACGCTGGCTTCGTCCGATTCGCCGGAGACGGTCATCGCCAGCTACGCGCTGGCCGGCAGCCTGCTTGCGATCACGGAACGTCCGTCCACCCTGCTGAGACAGACCTGTTCGGCGCTCGTGCGCGACAAAGTCTCGTTCAAGGCGCTGACGTTCGTCACTTACGTGTTCCTCGTCTGCGTTATGCTGATCGGCCTCGTCATCGCCTACACGCCGGTCGGCCACGGCATCTTCGGCATTCTGTTCGGCGTCGACCGCGAGCTGCTGCCGAGCGTGCTTGCCGTGTACGGCGTGCTGATGTTCGTGAGCGTCTTCTCGGTCATCCGCAACATCTACCAGGGCATCATCATCACGAACAACCGCACCAAATGGCTGACGATCGGCATGATTATCCGCCTGGCGGGCATGTACCTCATGTCGCTGTACTTCGTCCACGTCGCGGGCGTCGGCAGCGGGGTCGTCGGCGCGGTCATCTTCCTGTTCGGCATGATCATCGAGGCGACCGTCAGCTTCCTCGAAGGACGCAATATCGCAAGGCGCATGCCGGTCAAAAAAGAAGGGCATCCGGTCGAGACGCGCGGCGACGTGTTCCGGTTCTACAAGCCGCTGCTGTACTCGTCGTTTGTCGCCATGTTTATCGGTCCCGCGCTCAACATCATGCTCGGCAAAACGGACGGGGTCGCGCTCGCCATTTCTTCGTTCGCGGTCGCCGGCAGCCTGATGCAGCTGATGCTCAGCTTCTTCATGTACATCCACCAGATCGTCCTCAATTATTACCGGATCGATCCGGTCATGGTGCGCAAGTTCTCGCTGGCGATCGGCTTCATTCCGTTCGCGCTGGTAGCCATGATTGCCTACACGCCGCTCGGCTACTGGGTGTTCGGGCACGTCATGAACGTCGACGGCATCCTGCTCGAAGAGAGCCTGCGCACGCTGCGGGCGTTCATCCTGTATCCGCTCGTCATGCCGTGGCTCGACTACGGCAACGGCCTGATCCTGCTCGGCGGGCAGACCAAAGTCATGCTGCGCTCGCAGCTGGCCAACGCGATCTGCACGATCGCCCTGCTGCTGCTGCTCGTCGCGCTCGTTCCGCATTGGAACGGCATGATCGGCGCGCTCGCCCAGTCGCTCGGACTGCTGGCCGAAGCCGTCATCGTCTTCCTCGTCCTGCGCCGGATCGGACGCGAGCCGAGACTCGACGGACCGAAGACGTGA
- a CDS encoding tetraprenyl-beta-curcumene synthase family protein, with product MNRLRTARNVPENPVSLMRLVYRTVLPDVRTSLGGWRDRAQTIPDPELRTQALASIADKEFHCQGGSVYAAINVDRKDVLIPLIVALQTISDYLDNLCDRSTSLDPEDFRLLHKSMLDAVDPSAQPENYYRFRDEQEDGGYLNALVTTCQDNIRQLPGYVHAQPYVRRLVGLYGDLQVYKHISHELREPSLTAWRAEHAELAPDLYWNEFAAATGSTLGMFMLFAGASRDDFDAEDARTVYEAYFPYVCGLHIMLDYLIDQEEDRVGGDLNFCNYYESGEAMLLRVEEIVNNARRDVQKLPHAAFHRMVIEGLLALYLSDPKVSQQKDVRTVSKRLMKRSPLMRTFFFANSVWIRKHKQD from the coding sequence TTGAATCGACTCAGAACCGCTCGCAACGTTCCGGAAAATCCCGTCAGCCTGATGCGCCTCGTGTATCGAACCGTCCTTCCGGACGTTCGGACTTCGCTCGGCGGCTGGAGAGACCGGGCGCAGACCATTCCCGACCCCGAATTGCGCACGCAGGCGCTGGCGAGCATCGCCGACAAGGAATTCCATTGTCAGGGCGGCTCGGTGTACGCGGCCATCAACGTGGACCGAAAAGACGTGCTTATTCCGCTGATCGTGGCGCTTCAGACCATCAGCGATTATCTCGACAATCTGTGCGATCGGAGTACGTCGCTCGACCCGGAAGATTTTCGTCTTTTACATAAGTCCATGCTGGATGCGGTCGATCCGTCCGCGCAGCCGGAAAATTATTACCGGTTCCGCGACGAGCAGGAAGACGGAGGATACCTGAACGCGCTGGTCACTACCTGCCAGGACAACATCCGGCAGCTGCCCGGTTACGTTCATGCCCAGCCTTATGTGCGCCGCCTCGTCGGTTTGTACGGAGACCTGCAGGTCTACAAGCATATCTCGCACGAGCTGCGCGAACCGTCGCTGACCGCCTGGAGAGCGGAACACGCCGAGCTTGCGCCCGATCTGTACTGGAACGAATTCGCCGCCGCGACCGGGTCGACGCTCGGCATGTTTATGCTGTTCGCCGGAGCGAGCCGCGACGATTTCGATGCGGAAGACGCAAGAACCGTGTACGAAGCCTATTTTCCTTACGTGTGCGGTCTTCATATCATGCTCGATTATTTGATCGACCAGGAAGAAGACCGCGTCGGAGGCGACCTGAATTTTTGCAATTATTACGAGAGCGGGGAAGCGATGCTGCTGCGCGTCGAAGAGATCGTGAACAACGCGCGCCGCGACGTGCAGAAGCTTCCGCATGCCGCTTTCCACCGCATGGTCATCGAAGGACTGCTCGCGCTGTACTTGTCCGATCCCAAAGTCAGCCAGCAGAAGGATGTGCGAACCGTGTCTAAACGGTTGATGAAAAGAAGTCCGCTCATGCGCACGTTCTTTTTCGCCAACAGTGTATGGATCCGCAAACATAAGCAGGACTAA